Below is a genomic region from Pirellulales bacterium.
AGTCGGGCAGCCAGAATCCGCACGCCGGGAATCTCGCCGCTGAATTAGACGAAGCCGAGGATGAAAACGGCCCACTGGTTTTGCCAGCCGGGTTGCGTGCCGAATACACGGCCGCTACGAAAACCGTAACGCGTATCGACACGGCCTTGCGATTCTCCTGGAAGGACGAGCCGGCCGACCCGCGGCTGCTGCTTGGCGATTTCACCGCGCGTTGGACGGGCAAGTTGCTGGTCGTCGCACCGGGAGTTCATACATTCCATTTGTTTGTGGCCGGCGGCGAAGCTCGTTTGACGCTCGATGGCAAGCTGCTCATCGAGCGTGACGTCGCCGAACCGCAGTGGCTCGACACTGCTGCGCTCGACTTGGATTATGGACACCACACGATCGAGATAACATTCAGTCGGCATGGCCTCGCGGCACAGCTTGGCCTGTATTGGTCGGGCGCGCGGTTCCAGTTAGAGCGAATTCCCGAGCGATATTTGTTTCACGATCCGCAGCCCTCGGCCGACGAGCAATTCACCCAGGGACGCCGTCTGGCGCGAGGGCTGCGCTGCGCCAACTGTCATGAACTGCCCGACGTGATGCCGGCTCCCTTGGCTCCCTCGCTGGAAAGACTGGCGGGCAATATTTCGCGTGCCAGGCTCATGGATTGGATCGGCGGTCGCCGGGCACACCCGTCGGCCGATTCCGGTAAGAAGTCGACGCGCGATCCCGACCAGGCCGACGTCCATGCGAAACAATCTGCACACGGTGCCGTTGCGGCCGGAATCGCTGCGCAGGAAATAGACGACGTTAAGTTTCGCATGCCCGGCTTGGGACTGAGCCGCGAAGAGGCGCGCCATATCGTGGCCTTTTTGCTTGACGAGAAGGCTGTCACTGCTGGCGTTGATCCTGCGCACAATAGCGCCCAAAAAGGCGCAGAAGACGGTTCCGAGAACACGGCCGATGCCCAGGCGGGCGAGCAGCTGTTCAATTCGTTGGGGTGCCTGGCGTGCCATGTGATGGGCGACCTGGGATCGCCACGCCTGGCTGGCGGCGGCGATCTATCAACGGTCGGTGGCAAACGACCGCCTGACTTTTTCACGCGGTGGCTTGCCGACCCGGCGCAGTCGAACCCTGCCCATCGGATGCCTGTGTTTCCGCTCGACGATGATGAGCGCCGGGATCTGGCGGCCTATCTGGCGGCGCGCGTCGACGAGCAGCCGGGCAAGCCACCGCCGAATGACGAAATCGAGGAAAACCAGGACGGTGACGTGCAGCGGGGCGTTCAACTTGTCACGGCCCATCATTGCGGCGCCTGCCACGCACTGCCTGCCGCGCCAGGCGCGAAACCTGCCGCTTTAGCCGCGCCGCAGCGGCGGCGTTTGCCGAAACAAACCGATTGGAACCGTAGCTGCCTCGGCGAGCCTGACGTCGCGCATGCCCGGCCCGGCTATCGGCTTCGTCCCGAACAGCGTGAGGCTATTATCGCCTACCTGAGCGAAATGTCGCACGATGCTGCGCCGCGACACGACGACGGGCGCGATCCTACCTCCAATCACCCGTTCGATGGCGCGCGGATCTTTGCCGAACGTAACTGCACGGGCTGTCATAGTCGTGGTTTGGCGCCGGGTATTGCCGAGCGATTGCCCGCGGTTGCCGCAGCGCATCCTGAACTGGCACGCGCCCTGGCAGCGCTGGCACCCCCTTCGCTCGACGATATCGGCGACAAACTCGAGCGTGCCGCCATTCTGCAGGCTGTGACAACGACGGTGCCGCCACGCCGCCCATGGCTCAAAATCCGCATGCCGCGATTTGCATTCGTCGCGGGCGAGGTCGAAGCCCTTGCTGATTGGTTGATCGCAGCCGATCGTTTGCCCGAGCACGGTATGCCCGCGCGTGGCAGCTTTGCCGAACGGCCGCTCGATGATGAGTCGTTATCGGTCGCCGGACGTCGCCTGGTTACGTCCGAAGGATTTGGCTGCGCGAGCTGTCACCAGATTGGCAAGTCGATTCCCAAGCAAGACAATCTGGCCGCGCTGGGGACTGATCTTTCGCTGGTCGGGCAACGGATACGTCGCGCCTGGTTTGATCGCTGGGTGCGCAATCCCGCGAGGATTGTGCCTCGCATGGAAATGCCGGCAATCGAGATTCCTGTACCCGGCGTGCTTGACGATGCGCTGGCCGATCAACTTGCCGCGGTCTGGCATGTCTTGAATCGTCCCGGCTTTACGCCCCCTGCGGCCGGCGCGCTGCGCGTGGTGCGCACGCGCAATATGTCTGACGAGCCAGAGCCTGCGGCCGTGCTGACCGATGTATTGCGCGTCGACAAGCGGGCCTTCGTGCGGCCGCTGGTGCTTGGGCTGCCGAATCGTCACTCCGTTTTGTTCGATTGCGAAGAGAACCGGCTGGCCGGCTGGTGGTTGGGTGACGTTGCCCGCGAACGGACCGAGGGAAAGCGTTGGTTTTGGGAGCCAGGGGGTACGCACGTGCTGGCGATTGCGTCGCGCGGCGCGAGCGAACTCACCATCCGACAGTCAGGTCGAGTTAGGGATCCGATTCGCTCTAGACAGTGCGCGGCCGAACTGGATGCGTGGCGGCATGTGCCAGGTGGTGTGGCGTTTGATTATCGGTTGGCATTCGATTCGGCCGGCGAAGGTCACCGCTGCGAACTGCACGTGACACAAACGGTAAATGCCATTCCAGCCAATACGCCGAACGTGCGGAACGGATTCCGTCGTCGCATTGAGATCCAGCGCGCGCCTGCGGACGTCGAGATTCAATGGCGGCTGTTGCTAGCGGACGTGGCGGGTCGAATCCTGGGACAGTCCTTCACGACAACGGATGGCGCAGCAGGTCAGGTAACGGTGCGGTTGGTCGAACCGGCGGCCGCGCTGGCGGTTGAGGCGGGATCGCCGGTGGCGCGTCTGGTGGCGAACCGTGACGCGAAGGTGATCATTTTCAAAGCGGAATATACAAGCGAGGTTGCGGCCGATCGTTATCCGACGCGATTGCCCGCACCCGCGGCGCGCCCTGCGGTGCAACTGGCGTGCGTGCCGGGCTTCGACGGAATAAGGTTACCGCTGCCCATCACCGAGATGCCCACCGGTTTTGCCTGGCGGCGCGACGGCACGCTCATGTTCGCCTCGCTCAAGGGGCAAGTTTGGTTGGCGCCCGACAGCGACGGCGACGGATTGCCCGACGGCTTGCGGCCTCTTTCCGATGAATTGGCGGCGCCCTATGGGCTGGCCGATCGCGGCGATGCCGTCGACGTCATCAATAAGAACGGCCTACTGCGGCTATCGGAATTCGATGCCCAAGGATATGCGCAGCGTACCGAAGTCGTGGCCGACGGGTGGGGGCATACCGAGGACTATCACGATTGGGCCGTGGGGCTGGTCGGCGACGGTGCCGATGGGTATTACGTCGCGCTGCCATGCCGACAGAATCAACGTAGCGATGCGTCGGCCTTGATGCGCGGTCAAGGATTGCACCTGCTGCCGCGCACGCCGACGTCCGATGATCCACGCCGCTATGCGGTCGAGCCCTTCTGCGCGGGTTTGCGCTTTCCCATGGGTTTGGCCATCAATCGCGCGGGCGCACTGTTCGCCACCGACAACCAAGGAAACTACAACCCGTTTAACGAACTGAACCACCTGGTGCCGGGCGCGCATTATGGTTTCTTCCACAAGAGTGAAAGCCACGCCGCCGCGCCCGAGCGCCGCGATCCGGCCGTCGAGATTCCTCACCCCTGGACCCGCAGCGTCAACGGCATTTGTTTTCTGGAAACGCCTGCCGCGTTGCGCGCACAATCTGGAAAAGACATGTTCGGGCCGTGGGAGGGGCATCTGGTCGGTTGCGAGTACGACACGCGACGTCTGGTCCGCATGAGCCTCGAGATGGTCGGCACGACGTACCAGGGAGCCGTCTATCCACTCAGTATCGAGCCGGCCGAAGGCGCCGACACGTTCGAGGGTCCCATTGCGTGCGCGATTGCGCCGGATGGGTCGTTGTATGTCGGCAACATGCGTGACAGTGGTTGGGGCGCCGGCCAGAACACGGGTTCGATCGTTCGGCTGCGCCCCCACGGGCCACTTCCTGGCGGCATCGCGGTAGTGCGTGCCGCGGCCGACGGATTTACCATTCAATTTGCCGCGCCAGTCGTGCAGCAGGCCGCCGCGAAGCCGGCCAACTACTCGGTTGTCTCGTATCGGCGCATCCCGACGGCGGACTATGGCGGACCGGACATCGATCGCCAGGATTTGCGCGTTCGCGCCGTGAATCTATCCGCAGATGGACAGAGCGCGAGAATCGAAGTCGACCCGCTGCGTGCTGGCTTCGTTTACGAAATTCGCGTCAAGAATCTCGCACCGCCGGGGGAACCGTTCTTTCCGGCCGAGGCGTATTACACGTTACGAGCCGTGCCGAACGGAGGGGATTCGCAGTAGTCAGTATTGACTAAGTGGTCGCCAGCTGGCGAAGGAATTTTGCTTGAAGAGTTCTGCGGAAGTTGTCGCTGGCATCGGTCGGGATACAAGCGACCCTGTGATGCGAGAGCGTGCGGCGCGGTGTGCTTGCGAGAATCTTGCAGGTAACCGAGAATCAGCGGCGCGAACACGCCACCGAACACCTCGTCTGAGATCCGCGAGCCACGGTTATGGATTTGCCCGGACTGAATAGCCTGCCCGAGGCGTTTCGTGAACCACTGCGGCATTACGCCGAGCGGCTAAGTGATTTTGGCAGCCCACACGTATTGGGCCTGACCTTGTATGGGGCGATTGCCGGGCCGGGTTTTGATGCCAGCGTACACACGATTCGCAATGTTCTCTTCATCGACGCCGTGGGGCTGGGCATCCTGCGAAAAATTTCTACCGAAGGATACCGCTTCGGCCGCAATTACATCACGGCCCCGCTGGTGACGACGCCGGAATTCCTGCAAGCGTCGCTCGATACATTTCCGCTGGAGCTGATCGAGGTGCAAGAGCGGCGGCTGGTGCTGTTTGGCGAAGACTATTTCGCTAGCATCGCGCCGGAAGCGGCGCACGTGCGTCTGCAATGCGAGCGCGAGTTGAAAGTGCTGGCCGTCGGCATGCGGCAGGCCGTGGTGGCCGACGGCGCGAGCGAGGCCGCGTTGCGGCGCGCCGCGACGCCCACGATTTACAGCGTGCTGCGCGTATTGCGGGGGCTGCTCTGGTTGAAGAACCGCCGCGAACCGTTGCAGGCTACCGCCGTGCTGGTCGAAGTCGAGAATCTGGCCGGGCGGCACCTGCCCGGGATTCGCCAGGCGTTCGAAGCGCCGGCCTCGATCGATTGGTTGGTCTTTGAAAAACTGTACGACGATATCGAGGCTCTGGGACATCTTTCCGATGGCTGGTAGGCCGACCGCGAGCAACGTGCTATGCGTGGCACTGATCGCCGTGGCCTTGGCCGCGCATGCGCGGGCCGAGGTTACGGTGCGCGATCCTGGCACGCGCATCGTAGACGAGGCCCACGTCATCGACGCGGACACGAAGCAAAAGCTGGAAGGATATCTCGAAGAGCTCGAACAAAAAACCACGGCACAGGTGAAAGTGCTGACCGTGCACAATGACGACGGCGAAGATATCGCGTCGTTTGCTCAGCGACACTTCGACCTGTGGAAGCTGGGACAGAAGGGCAAGGACAACGGTGTTTTGATTGCCCTGGACGTAGACGACCACAAGGTCAGCATCTTGACCGGCTATGGCGTCGAAGGGGACCTGCCGGATTCTTTTTGTGGCACCTTGCGACGAAAGATCACCGATCAATACTTCCGCGGCGGCCAATATGCCGAAGGCCTGTTGCAGATGGCCGTTGCCATCGCCAACAAGATTGCCGACGATCAACACGTCAAGCTGCTGGGCGTGCCCGATATTCGGCATGAAGTGCCCGACGAGACCAGCTACGCGGCGCTGTTCATGCTGCTGTTCTTCGCCGCGGTCTTGATGTACCTGCTCTATTCCACGATGCAGCGCGAACGCCACCGCCAGGTGTGGCGTGGCGACCTGACCGATATCTCGTACTGGGGACGCGTGTTGGGAGATATCTTCGCCAGCGGCGGCGGCTCGACCTGGAGCAGTGGTTCGGGCGGCGGATTTGGTGGCGGCGGAGGAGGGGGTGGAGGATCCTTCGGCGGCGGGGGCAGCTCAGGCGGCGGTGGCAGCAGCGGTGGATGGTGAGTTAAGATCGAGCTTGCCGTGTCTCCCCGCAGGGGCCACATGCCTCGTCCGCTGCGCTTGAATGGTGGAGGAAACGTGATGAATCGCCGCCGATTCCTGAAAGCTGTGTCGCAGTCGACGGTTTCCCTCGCCTGCATTCCCTACGCACGGAGTTTCGCCGCGGAATCAGGGCCCTCCCAGATCAAGAGTCCTGTCGTCGATGCACACATGCACGTGTGGATCAACGATCCCGGCCGCTTTCCTTTTGCCCATCCCTATCAGCGTGACTATCAACCGCCCGACGCGCCCGGCACTGTTGACGTGTTGCTGGCCGACATGGACGCCAACGCAGTCACACATGCTGTGCTGGTGCAAACAATCTGCCACGGCTGGGATAATCGCTACACGGCGCATTGCGTGCGCGCCTGTCCTACGCGGCTGCGTGGTCATGGTCTAATTGATCCGGTCGATCCTCACGTGGCCGATAAATTGAGTTACTGGATGTCCGAGCAGGGCCTATCGGGCATGCGCTTCAGCCCGATCTACTACAAAGGCAAAGACGACTGGATGACGTCGCAGGCGCATGTCCGTTTGTGGAAAAAAGCGACCGAATTGGGCGCGATCTTCAACTTCTTTGTCGCCACCGATCAGCTGCCCAAGCTGGCAATGATGATCGAGCAATTTCCGGCCGTGCCGGTGGTGATCGATCATCTCAGTCAGATCGATTTGGGCGCTGCGGATCCGCTGCCCGAGATGAAGAAGCTGCTGGCGCTGGCGCGGTATCCCAACGTGCGGGTCAAAGTCTCGGAGCTGACGTCCGTCTCCAAATCGCACGAGTATCCGTTTGCCGATGCGCTGCCGTGGGTGCGGATGGTCTACGATGCTTTCGGGCCATCGCGTTTGCTGTGGGGCACCGGCTATCCAGGTCCGGCTCGCGCCTTCTACAAACGGCCCACATTGGCCGACGAGCTGACGTTAGTACGCGAGAAGATTCCCTTCTTCACCGCCGAAGATCAGCAAAAAATTCTTGGCGAGAACGCCGCCGCGATATGGAAGCTAACCGCCTGATGGGCGGCTTTGCCGTTTCTATGGATAGCCGTCGGAATCCTCCGCCGCGGCGAACTTTGGCAATGGTCAAACAGGCAGTCCGAGTGCCGTGCGACCGCGGTCGGTCAGTCGGGCCGACGTCCAGGCCGGTTCCCAGGTGAAGTCGACGATCACGTCGCGCACGCCTGGCAGTTTTTGCACGCGTTCGCGGATCCCTTCCTCGACGCGGCCGCCCCCTTGGAAAACAAAGAACTGGTACACCGGCCGGCCCCGATGGGGCATCGTCAGCACGATGCGTACGACGCCGTTGCGCACGCCGACGTCGTAAACGTAGCCCTTGTCCACGATGTTGGCGTCGATGGCGTACAGTTGTTCGTCGCGCACCTCGGCCAGCGCCTTCCAGATGGCCGGTTTAAGCGCGGCTGTGTCTGCCGTCTCGCCGGGGCGCGCCAGGGCACGCGGGTTCGCCGTCGCGCCCTTGAATGCCGTCGGCATTTCGCCGCGCACGGCCAGCGGATTAAGCAACCGGTGACGCGTCTCTTGGATTTTTGTCGCGGCATCCTGCTCGGGATAGGGTGACATCAGGTAGGCATTCTGCTGTCGGATCGACGCGCCGGTCGTCATGTGTGCCTTGCCGGCCGGATAGCGGCTCCATAATTGGCCGTGGCCGGCATAGTGCAAAGTCGGCACACCGCCGTGCGGCAGCGATGCGAGCCCTGCAGCCTCGTGTACCAGTCGCAGCGCGATGAAGGAATCGCGACTGGTGCGATTCATGAATCCCACGCCCCACAACGCATCGACCTGGTCTGGCGGGACCGTACCTTCGTGCAGCCGGCCCGACGAGTCGATCCACACGCTGTCTGTAAAGGAATACCCGGAAAACACCCACTCGTCGTCGCGGGTGGCCTCGATGTCGAAATCCTGCACCATGTCCATCCGACCCTGCTTCAGGAAATAAGGTGCGCGAGCGTAAAACGTGTATTTGATGTCCATATGCATGCGGCTGGGTGTGAACAGCGGGTGCATGGGGCTGGCAGGAAAACCCCAGCGGCGAACCTGCACGCACAACGGACCGCGGACGACTTCATAATTAGGACAGGCAGGCCAGTTGCGCATGCGCAATTTCTGAAAGTTGCCCTGGTCGACGTAGTCGTGCCCCCAATCGATGTCGGGCGGCTCGCCATGTCCTTTGCCGCCGGCGTACAGTTCCAGCCCATGCTCGCGCGCATAAGTAAGCCGTTCGAGCTGACCGGTCTGGCGCGAGAGGCGGGCCAGGTAATGACGGTTCGCAATGTCCAATCCGTACCCCTCGCCTGTCACGCGTAGATCGCTGGCGTAATCGGGTAACTCGGCCTGGGTGTTGCCGTGCAAAATCAGGTACGGAGCCGCGTCGTGGGACGCCACATCGGCCAGAAAAACGAGTCGCACCTGCCGCTCGCCCCCGAGTCGCTTTTCGGCATACACTTGGCTGGACACTTCGCGGAGCTTCTTGTCTTCCGCATCCCACTGCGCCACGCGCACTTCGCGTGCCGGATCGACGCATTGATCAGCCGGAAAGGCAACGCTCAGATCCACAGGCTCTGCCGCGCG
It encodes:
- a CDS encoding c-type cytochrome, whose translation is MTENVPRLARVSCRIIAIAVIISFRASIGAAEPARIAESGSQNPHAGNLAAELDEAEDENGPLVLPAGLRAEYTAATKTVTRIDTALRFSWKDEPADPRLLLGDFTARWTGKLLVVAPGVHTFHLFVAGGEARLTLDGKLLIERDVAEPQWLDTAALDLDYGHHTIEITFSRHGLAAQLGLYWSGARFQLERIPERYLFHDPQPSADEQFTQGRRLARGLRCANCHELPDVMPAPLAPSLERLAGNISRARLMDWIGGRRAHPSADSGKKSTRDPDQADVHAKQSAHGAVAAGIAAQEIDDVKFRMPGLGLSREEARHIVAFLLDEKAVTAGVDPAHNSAQKGAEDGSENTADAQAGEQLFNSLGCLACHVMGDLGSPRLAGGGDLSTVGGKRPPDFFTRWLADPAQSNPAHRMPVFPLDDDERRDLAAYLAARVDEQPGKPPPNDEIEENQDGDVQRGVQLVTAHHCGACHALPAAPGAKPAALAAPQRRRLPKQTDWNRSCLGEPDVAHARPGYRLRPEQREAIIAYLSEMSHDAAPRHDDGRDPTSNHPFDGARIFAERNCTGCHSRGLAPGIAERLPAVAAAHPELARALAALAPPSLDDIGDKLERAAILQAVTTTVPPRRPWLKIRMPRFAFVAGEVEALADWLIAADRLPEHGMPARGSFAERPLDDESLSVAGRRLVTSEGFGCASCHQIGKSIPKQDNLAALGTDLSLVGQRIRRAWFDRWVRNPARIVPRMEMPAIEIPVPGVLDDALADQLAAVWHVLNRPGFTPPAAGALRVVRTRNMSDEPEPAAVLTDVLRVDKRAFVRPLVLGLPNRHSVLFDCEENRLAGWWLGDVARERTEGKRWFWEPGGTHVLAIASRGASELTIRQSGRVRDPIRSRQCAAELDAWRHVPGGVAFDYRLAFDSAGEGHRCELHVTQTVNAIPANTPNVRNGFRRRIEIQRAPADVEIQWRLLLADVAGRILGQSFTTTDGAAGQVTVRLVEPAAALAVEAGSPVARLVANRDAKVIIFKAEYTSEVAADRYPTRLPAPAARPAVQLACVPGFDGIRLPLPITEMPTGFAWRRDGTLMFASLKGQVWLAPDSDGDGLPDGLRPLSDELAAPYGLADRGDAVDVINKNGLLRLSEFDAQGYAQRTEVVADGWGHTEDYHDWAVGLVGDGADGYYVALPCRQNQRSDASALMRGQGLHLLPRTPTSDDPRRYAVEPFCAGLRFPMGLAINRAGALFATDNQGNYNPFNELNHLVPGAHYGFFHKSESHAAAPERRDPAVEIPHPWTRSVNGICFLETPAALRAQSGKDMFGPWEGHLVGCEYDTRRLVRMSLEMVGTTYQGAVYPLSIEPAEGADTFEGPIACAIAPDGSLYVGNMRDSGWGAGQNTGSIVRLRPHGPLPGGIAVVRAAADGFTIQFAAPVVQQAAAKPANYSVVSYRRIPTADYGGPDIDRQDLRVRAVNLSADGQSARIEVDPLRAGFVYEIRVKNLAPPGEPFFPAEAYYTLRAVPNGGDSQ
- a CDS encoding TPM domain-containing protein, coding for MAGRPTASNVLCVALIAVALAAHARAEVTVRDPGTRIVDEAHVIDADTKQKLEGYLEELEQKTTAQVKVLTVHNDDGEDIASFAQRHFDLWKLGQKGKDNGVLIALDVDDHKVSILTGYGVEGDLPDSFCGTLRRKITDQYFRGGQYAEGLLQMAVAIANKIADDQHVKLLGVPDIRHEVPDETSYAALFMLLFFAAVLMYLLYSTMQRERHRQVWRGDLTDISYWGRVLGDIFASGGGSTWSSGSGGGFGGGGGGGGGSFGGGGSSGGGGSSGGW
- a CDS encoding amidohydrolase family protein gives rise to the protein MNRRRFLKAVSQSTVSLACIPYARSFAAESGPSQIKSPVVDAHMHVWINDPGRFPFAHPYQRDYQPPDAPGTVDVLLADMDANAVTHAVLVQTICHGWDNRYTAHCVRACPTRLRGHGLIDPVDPHVADKLSYWMSEQGLSGMRFSPIYYKGKDDWMTSQAHVRLWKKATELGAIFNFFVATDQLPKLAMMIEQFPAVPVVIDHLSQIDLGAADPLPEMKKLLALARYPNVRVKVSELTSVSKSHEYPFADALPWVRMVYDAFGPSRLLWGTGYPGPARAFYKRPTLADELTLVREKIPFFTAEDQQKILGENAAAIWKLTA